The following proteins are co-located in the Scomber scombrus chromosome 2, fScoSco1.1, whole genome shotgun sequence genome:
- the LOC133995592 gene encoding uncharacterized protein LOC133995592 yields MEKSQSTTTFIYDFVESFKGPHPGYAKLSGRPQAGQPTNLMLSVMGRKGPSSITIGEVGLVTVSGTEALSNGTTTDMGNGDILVTVDVAPEGEFVVILKGTDKESNSKFQRQSTTQMFVSKVNIQAMVDSSVEPGKAFELPFSVMTQGSGGQYIISARNDRNFPMSYPNRLDLTTGQHANGTLTITPSVDTPSGTGVTLSLEAKSPSGGESNYAVLRISVVTKITNCIQPLCEVVSVLADACPKDVSQCKPFQWELSANLTDGNGTGIQSISLREGDGTLSYTSLSSPIVQANYNASCCSQIVEFIAVDKAGNVGKCYHSIVHSAGPPSLTLSLPLWLCLLVSVFVVKT; encoded by the exons ATGGAAAAAA GCCAGAGTACTACCACCTTTATCTATGACTTTGTGGAGAGCTTCAAAGGACCTCACCCAGGTTATGCAAAACTCAGTGGACGCCCACAGGCAG GCCAGCCAACCAACCTGATGCTCTCAGTGATGGGTAGAAAAGGTCCGTCCTCGATTACTATTGGAGAAGTTGGCCTGGTAACCGTGTCTGGTACTGAGGCTCTTAGCAATGGCACAACTACTGACATGGGCAACGGAGACATCCTGGTGACTGTTGATGTGGCCCCCGAGGGAGAGTTTGTGGTCATTCTGAAAggaactgacaaagagtcaaaCAGTAAATTTCAGAGGCAGTCTACCACCCAGATGTTTGTCTCCAAAGTGAACATACAG GCTATGGTGGACAGCAGTGTGGAGCCAGGGAAAGCCTTTGAGCTCCCTTTCAGTGTCATGACCCAGGGCTCTGGTGGTCAATACATCATCAGTGCTAGAAATGACAGAAACTTCCCCATGTCCTACCCAAACCG CCTTGATTTGACAACCGGACAACATGCTAATGGTACTTTGACTATTACACCATCTGTTGACACACCATCGGGCACCGGCGTTACTCTGTCTCTGGAAGCCAAGTCACCCAGTGGCGGTGAATCTAATTACGCTGTTCTTAGAATCTCTGTTGTTACCAAG ATTACAAATTGTATTCAGCCTCTGTGTGAAGTGGTTAGCGTACTGGCTGATGCTTGTCCTAAAGACGTATCTCAGTGTAAACCTTTCCAGTGGGAGCTATCAGCCAACCTTACAGATGGAAATGGCACCGGGATACAGAGCATTTCCCTGCGTGAAGGCGATGGAACCCTCTCATACACCTCCCTGAGCTCTCCCATCGTCCAGGCGAACTACAATGCTTCCTGCTGTTCACAGATTGTCGAGTTTATAGCTGTTGATAAAGCTGGCAATGTGGGAAAGTGCTATCACTCCATTGTACATTCTGCTGGCCCTCCTTCTCTgactctgtctctgcctctgtgGCTGTGCCTGTTGGTATCTGTATTTGTAGTAAAAACTTGA